GGTGGCGTGCAACGCTGACATTAATACCGTCGTTGCTGGAACGGAGTTGGCTTCTCACCAGGCGGTTGTAGCGTTCTGGTAGGTCTCCATATAGTGCCTGTTAGGAATATGAGCTGCTAACTGACGCAACAGGGATATCAGATCACCGAATGCCCTTCGACTTCAATATGTCGAGAGCCACAATGACGACGTCACTGAGGTACATCCATTCCATTCTCCAATCAGAAGACGAAAAGAGCTAACTGTATAGCTCCAATTTCACCCAACCCGAAgcaacctcttcctctccggAAGCACAGACGGTCTCGTCAACGTCTACGACACAACCATCGCAGACGAAGACGACGCTCTCGTCCAAGTGATCAACCACGGCTCCGTCCACCATGCCGGATTCCTCAACGAGAAGGCCATATACGCCTTGAGCCACGATGAGGTCTTCTCCGTTCACCCCGCTACGAACCCGGATGAGCAGGCCCAGGATCCGGAACCTGTGCAGTTTGGGGACGTCAGAGAGCCTCTAGGCTGCGAGTATGTTGCGCAACTGTGTATGGGTAGTCAGGGACAGCCGCATCTTGCGGTTGGGAATAAGGCGTATGTTATTTTGCTTCACTTTTTTGGGGGGTGGGGGGCTCATTTGCTAACTCCATCTAGTGAAAACCGCCTCGATCTCATCCCCCTCAGCTCTGATCCATGGCATTTCGACCAGAACAACCTCTGGCGTCTCCCAGGTGCACATAGCGAGGAGGTTGTCCGCTCCGTCTATCTGGACGAACAGGTACGTTGATCACGCTTCTACATATCTCATGTTACATATACTAAACTATCCTTGTTTAGACACAAACCGTCTTCACAGGCGGCGAAGACGGCCTCGTGCGCGCTTGGAAGCCCACTGATGGCCAGGGAGTGCAGAGTTCTGGATCCTCTCTTAAAACATCACGACCAAAGGAGAAGGGTAAGACGAAGGAGAGGTTTAAGCCGTATTAGAGTAGAATTTGAtagtatttttttttgtgtgtgtgtgtgtataaAACAGTGCTGGGTGTATGTATATGACTTCCAAAATATATCATAACTTCAAATTACTTATGTTACGCCAAGTTGCTCTGTACATAACAATATCTTTAAACCGGCATTTCAAAAACATAAAACAAGAATTTCAAGTATTTCATCATTTaatgaaataaaaaagaaatatcAACGTTGACCAGACACCAAACCAAAGAAATGtgggagagaaaaaaagactaTAAAAAAGTAGTCGCGCCCGGGATCGAACCGGGAACCATCTCGGATCAAAGTTCAAGTTGTGAACGAGATATCATAACCATTAGACCACGCGACTGCTGTTGTAACCTACTGCTCATCATAGGCTTATGACCGTTTTACGCAAAAGATAAGAGGAACCAAATTTTTTCTGATCTCGATCTCCGCCGATAACCAGGAACGGACTTTTCAACCTCCAACTTTTTTTTACTGTTCgtgttggtgttgctgtGGACATAACTATTTGTCAACTTCTTTCTGCCATAGGTCTTTTTCTGTTGCACATTCTGGGTTAATCCTTATATATTGAACTGCAAATGACCGACTTGCTATCCTAATCAATCCTCTTAACCTTCAATCCAACTCGCGATCCGACCAACAACAAATCCTCACCACACCAACCTACACACTAAACCAAACAACACAAATGGACGCCCAAGCCTACCTCC
This Aspergillus chevalieri M1 DNA, chromosome 3, nearly complete sequence DNA region includes the following protein-coding sequences:
- a CDS encoding WD repeat protein (COG:S;~EggNog:ENOG410PIYB;~InterPro:IPR036322,IPR039328,IPR015943,IPR019775, IPR001680,IPR017986;~PFAM:PF00400;~go_function: GO:0005515 - protein binding [Evidence IEA]); its protein translation is MHTLSATASSSLSLPAENYIYTITAASPGSSFAAISSDDSLRVFDAANIQRVSVVATKTHVDGVTALEPYDQGQGQQLLVTGGRDGKAKVWDLRSGKGNAVVEMDTDKPVLSVACNADINTVVAGTELASHQAVVAFWDIRSPNALRLQYVESHNDDVTELQFHPTRSNLFLSGSTDGLVNVYDTTIADEDDALVQVINHGSVHHAGFLNEKAIYALSHDEVFSVHPATNPDEQAQDPEPVQFGDVREPLGCEYVAQLCMGSQGQPHLAVGNKAENRLDLIPLSSDPWHFDQNNLWRLPGAHSEEVVRSVYLDEQTQTVFTGGEDGLVRAWKPTDGQGVQSSGSSLKTSRPKEKGKTKERFKPY